The Cryptomeria japonica chromosome 9, Sugi_1.0, whole genome shotgun sequence DNA segment TAGGGTCCCTTCCAATCGCCCAAACATTCACAAACACTTGGGCATCCTTACGTATAACATACCCTTCAATTTCACAAGAGTTAAGGGCTCTATGGTGGATCAGAAGGGGAGCAACAGGGTGTAGACGAAAGGTTTCTTTAACAACTGCATGAAGATAAGGGAGGTTGTCAATATCACTTTCTTCTACTCTTCTTTCTTTCCCCACTACCTTGTCCAATTCGTCCCTCACTTTTTCCATTACCATTGGATTTCGTATGATTTCTGACATGGCCCATTCAATTGTGTGACTAGAAGTTTCACTCCCTGCTGTGAACAAGTCCTATAAACATAACAAACATCAAATTCATCTTGTTAAGAAACTCtctcaaaactaaaactaaaactagaTATAAGATGGACAGCTAGCGATCTCATACTTTGTTTGTAGGATAGATATACTTACATAGAAGAAGCGAGTGATCTCAAACTTTGTGAGCTTCTCCCCAGTCTCGGTCTTACTCTCGAGCAAAATATCGAGAAAATCCTTGTCTTCCTCCTCTCTTCTTATCCCGCTCTGCAGGCGCTCGTCGATATATTGATCGAAGACTGCAAACATAATCCTAAAAATCCTAGTCAACTCCTTCCTTATGCCCTGCGGGTCGAAAGGCCTGAGGAAAGGAAAATAATCAGCCCAATTAGCCTTGCCACCAACAAAGAGCATGTCAGCGAGCGCTTTCTTAAACTCTTTCGACTTTTCCGACTCATCCCAGTCGAACATGTCCTTGGAAAATATCATGTTGCCCACCAAATTGAAGCTGGTAAGGAAGGCAGCATGGCCGATATCCAGAGGAGCTGAGGTGGACTTATAAATGGCCCTCATCATGCTTCTCACTTGCTCCCGCCGCAGGTGGTGGAGTGCCTCCAGACGCTTGACAGTGAAGAGCTGGGTGGTGCAGATGCGGCGAAGAGTGCGCCAGCGTGGCACGCAGTCCCTCCACACCAGCGAGTTTTCGCCGTACTCGAGACACTTGGCAGCCTCAATCATTGTACGTGCTGACAGGGATGGGTCCTGCGTTTTGAGAACCTCTCTGGCCATGGCGGGCGATGAGGCTACTACAGTTGTCCGCCATCCGAGGTGGAGGGTCATGAGGGGGCCATGGATCTTCGCAAGCTCGAAGAAGGATTCGTTCGCATTCTTGCCCACCTGGAGGATGTTCCCAACCAACGGCCAGGGACGTGGTCCAGGTGGCAGCCTCCCAGATGGCTTGCTTCTGAGCTTGGTGAGCATGTATATAACAGTAATGGATAGTACAGAATAAAAAATCAGGGTGCTCAATAAACTTGAGAAATCCATTGCTTTGGGTTCTTTTGTTCAGTTAGGATTTCAGTTGCTGTGTCTTTTCATCTGTGCTGTCTTCTCTTTATATAGGAACGCAAAAGTACACCCCTTTTGTTGGGTTCTTTGTGGTGGAAAAGTCCAGTCAAGGTTCAAACAacgtggagagaaaaatgaagagatCGATGGTGGGAAAATAATTTTCCTAGTAAACGATTTTGCCCTCGACCTACTCCGAAGTTGCTCGGTTCTGATTACTACACGTCGTTCGGGTCTAATTATTATGGAATTTTGTCAAAACCGTGAAATACGTTAGTGTTCGCAAAGTCTATCCAGCCGATATAATGGACCGGCTGGATAGAATGGGCTCAATTAAATAGTTTCGTCTTTTGTGCATTCTTTGACTGTATTGTTCATTGGATTTTCGTACTTTATTTAACTATTTGTTGATAACTTCATTTTGTAATTGCAttgttttaatataaaaaaaaaagttttgtatTGAAATGTCTATGTAGCATATAGGATGTATCTTTGATTACGATTATCAgttaatcaaatattaaaaaattgttgtattctaaaatttaattatttaatgtgtGGAGTGTTGGCAATGTCTATTCAGTTGTCAAAATGGACGAAATGTCTATGCAGGATAAGGATGTACCTTTGACCatgattattaaattaattaaaaattaaaaattcattattctaatattttattaattattaatcacAGTGAAAGGTGTCTCTTGTGTGTTGCATAGACAAAAGTGTTTTATGCTATTTGTTAACTAGCAtatcaatatttttaaaaatataaatatgttgagagatatcaaattcgaaaatatttaatatttataaataataataaagagttTGATTGTAACAAGTTTGAAGTTAATTTGTTCAATAGATCCTTCACActgcttcaagaaaatctcaaaaatGTAATGCATGTAAGATGAAAAAAATCCGTAAATCAATGGTCCTATATttcaataatttataattttattaaagaaaaagaaattatagacAAATAGATGACGAAGACAAGCAAACTTCAAAACTGAAAAATCGCAATTATGAAACTAACTTTATAAGCCTAGCCAAGAtctcaaaacaaaacataaacttaTATCTTCCTTTAGCATTCCTCTTAAGAGAAACCTAACTAGTAAACAATATCTATTTTTTCTTGGAACAAAAACTCGCCTTACATCATgtattgcatttttcattttgtttcaatTTGTTATAGCCAATTATTAGATTAACTCCCTAAATACTTTGAATAGAAACTTTGGCACTTTTGAAATGCAATTTATGTACAGTACAAAGAATCGCTTTATTTCATAAGAAAACCAAATTTCAAATCACTTAAATAGCAAAATACATGGGTAGAGAAATATTGATGTCATCTTTAGTAAAGGTTAATAGGGCAAGTTTGTGCTTTCCTAGGTTTTTTTTTACTATGCCAATGATGTAGCTTGTTTGAGTCATCATGTGTTTTTATGGTAATATGCATCCCAAATAGATAATCCCCACAATacaatctttaaaaaatatttctCTCCTTTCTTAGCCTTGCTAATGTATTATAGATGGCTTTCATTCTTAATTTCATTGTTTGAATCATAGAAATTAATGGGAAATAGAGGGGAGCAGTATATTTTTGGATATTTATAACTATGGAATAGttgagaaaataaatattatgCAACTGATATATTTATATCTTcttcaattaaaaataatttaagaaacAACTACCTTCTTGAGCTCTTGAAATTGTAGTAATCTTGATCATAGGTTACAAGAAATTTAGTTCTTTGACATGTCTTAGATGGTTAAATATTAACAAAGGTGCTATTATAATATATCTTTACCAATTTTTTTAATGTTGTTCAATCTAGTTTCAAATAATTATGAGGATCTCCTCAAGTTTCATATCTCCTATTGTAGGATTTTATGTTGTAAAAGTAGAGCTTAGGTAGAAGTATACAATAgccaaatattatatattaatgtgCTATATTACTAATTATATTTAACATGGACTAAGATTGTTATATCTAGTTACTAGATGTGGATTAATGATACCTATATTGATGTTTAGTTGCTTATATGGTACAATTTCTATGAAATTCACGCACCACGATACTTACATATCCCaattgttggaataaataatttatatattaattattcacttaattgcattaatttattaaataatttattatttagctAATTAATtgattacaaataattaattaatatttatctccatgcataatgcaaactaggataagcaaactatgtttagattttctagagtttcatgcattaattagtttattatgctatttgtgcatacatgactcaTTCACGCATTTTGTTTTAAGTcccagtctatcttgtagactccaccatttagggtttctatctttggagttatatttctttataaggatgtaatATCCTTCATTGACAACTCAAGCAATAAGCAATacaagcaattcaatcaatttcattgttattgtcttcaattattttgttgttcaattctctctttatgtgtgataggtattttcgtagaagataactgggcttgtgggattcacatttcacgaattctaacatggtatcagagttccAGATTTGAAGATTCATGTTCGcttttttttggagattatttgcatgCACAACAAATTGTTCATCTTGGATTAATTTGGAGTGCACAATGAGTTCTAAAAGGCTTGATAAAGTTAGGATCGCCTTTTATTTAGCTGAAATTAGATACACGGggtccattttgcaagggttcgAAGTTCAAGGGTTTTTCTCTGTTCCAGAGGGTACATGAAAAATTCAAAGTGTTTTGAGCCCAAAAGGACCTCACTGTTGGattcagaaggttgattccatgaattttaatatataattcaaCCTATTACGGTGAGAAGAGCATCAAGGGCAAAAATTTTTACCTATCAAGTCGTACAAGTACAAAATTATTAATTTCAtcaaaaaaaagttttaaaaaagctATTTTTGGTAGTTTAACGACATGTCAAGGCTGATCTACTACGGGAACCACTAGCGGTTACCGCAGCAGCCAGTGACCAGAAGCGGTCTGCTGACCACTAGCAGCAACGACCACCTAAACCGCTGCACTCCGCAGTGTCATCCTACCACCTGGCTCCCACCACCATTACACCACCCACGCTCTGCTCTATCGGGTCGCTCCACCAGGGAACCACCactagggggtattttttttcttCTAAGCCTTTTGTAACAAGGGGTTGGTTTTTTCACTCTAACTTGAGAAAACAAAGGCGTTCTTTTGCAAAccatatattgttggaaatatCTTTTCGAGCTTGATCTAGATATGGaggtatatttttctattttttttcatttCACAAGCTTTTTTGCTAGTTGAAGTCAGAAGTTGTTGTTTGCACTCCTAGAGGCATATCTTGTGCATCTAGACTTCGTTTTTCACAAACGAGATATCGTCAGAAAGATGATTCAAATCTCTATCCAAATCTCAAGTCCATTTTTCATAGATTGTTTGCTAGCACATTGTCTCTTCCTTCTGAAGTCAATAGTGATTTTTCTGGTCCTAGTCTTCCTTCCTGTGATCTGAGCTCCATCTTTCTTGTCTTAGATCTCTATTTTTTTCAGCATCATGGAGAATCACATTCAAATACAGTGtacctatcatacctctcccttgtcagcattatgggggggtttctagtattggtgctaatgcttccacTGTTTCGAATTGGAGTGTTCTATGTATtcagtacttgttcctatgtactaggagatgcaACACAGCCATTTACCCATGCACGAGATGGAACACTTATCATatcgacactcttgcattcctatttctagagGTTCTTTTTTCAACATCATAGCAGTCTTCATACAATAGtgtttgcaacttcttcatgcttcaatgtttcttcatgcttgtcttttttttcttttttgaagaggatttttgttcccactaggttttctcctttgctcCATTTCTGAGAAACTttcatgtttgttcatgggtacctcatcaggctttatgccaagacccatcttgcattcatctttgcatgtttttttcctacatcttttttGCCTCTCTCCAAAGTTGTGCATTCAggggggtgttggaataaataatttatatattaattatttacttaattgcattaattcactaaataatttattatttagttaattaattgattacaaataattaattaattaatatttatctccatgcataatacAGACTAGGAAAAAgtaaactatgtttagatttttgagagtttcatgcattaattagtctattatgttatttgttcatacatgactgattcatgcattctattttaactcttagtctatcttgtagactccaccatttagggtttctatctttagagttagatttctttataaggatgtaatatccttcattgtaactcaagcaataagcaatacaagcaattcaatcaatttcattgttattgtcttcaatttttttgttgttcaattctctctttatgtgtgataggtattcttgtagaagataactgggcttgtggcATTCACATTTCACAAATTCTAACACCAATTGGCTATTGATTTCTTATCAAGGATGTTTAAACATATGATGCAAAatcttttttttgtcaatttcattaatGCAATGATCTAGAAACACAATGTAACAATTATTAAAGTCTTTCCATAAAGTTGGTTAATATTTGTTGTGAATCACAACTTCAAACTTGGTAGCTAGGGAAGAAGGATCATTGTTTTTTACAACTACCTAAGAATATGATAGAATAAACACTTTTGTACACTATAGAAGATCTACTAAATAACATATTCAAGTAGTAATGTTAAGGATATGATGCTTTGTGTTGTATAGAGTATGGATGACAAAGTATTTATTGTTGAAAATATTTAATCTCAACCTATGCCTAAAATGCTTAAGATAattctaattatttttaaaatattctaaaaaaaaaatttcaaaatttgttttctattttatttgTAGTCATGCTTTAAGGTTGTCTATAGTTATATTTTTTCATGAAGGTATCATGTGatcttttgaaaaaaaaagggacatttctaatgaatataaattttaattaatatataatctTTTCTATATTCAATAATTGTTGTTCCAAATTGACTTTTTAATTGAGCAACAAGAGACAAAGTATGACATAATAATTTGCAAAATTGTCTTCCTTCCTTGTCACGTAACCATTAAAATAAACATAGGAAAGAATAACACATATTTTATTGACCAAGtcaacaagtttttttttttatttggtcaACAAGGGTTTAAAGACATTTGggatttaaaacaatttttttattaataaaatgacTTTCCATTAATTATAAGATTTTATTAATGTCAATGAGCCTTTACAATGACAACATTTTAGCTTAAATTTGATAACTATTTACATATCAAATACCAATATTTAATTATAtacataatattttcaaaataaataccaataaaaaaGGCATAGATAGatgtttaaatataaaataaacataaaaatattttattttttaaattaatctaccaatatttaaaataaaattattagtaAACATTagtaaaaggaaagaaaaattatatattaaaataaatatatttttatagattatatttttaataaaaattaaatttgaattaaattaaaattagaagaaaaaaatgtATTATGAAAAAATAAACAAATCTAGATAAAATAAAATCTGTCTCTATttgtaattaatattatttaaaaatcaaaatgtAAACTAACATTTAGGTAAATAAAATAGCTCTAAAATTGATATCTCTAGACAtttctttagatagatgtatttaagatgtcTATACtagtttatttgatttttagaaaatatttaaattttattaagttaacatgtgagatttttaacttttcaatttataaaaatgatttttctttgttatgATTGGCTAAAACTATTTAAGTGTTATAGgagaaatttttttaaagaatgatagatttttattttatttttatatttctttatatttaaaaa contains these protein-coding regions:
- the LOC131038641 gene encoding (S)-N-methylcoclaurine 3'-hydroxylase isozyme 1, which gives rise to MDFSSLLSTLIFYSVLSITVIYMLTKLRSKPSGRLPPGPRPWPLVGNILQVGKNANESFFELAKIHGPLMTLHLGWRTTVVASSPAMAREVLKTQDPSLSARTMIEAAKCLEYGENSLVWRDCVPRWRTLRRICTTQLFTVKRLEALHHLRREQVRSMMRAIYKSTSAPLDIGHAAFLTSFNLVGNMIFSKDMFDWDESEKSKEFKKALADMLFVGGKANWADYFPFLRPFDPQGIRKELTRIFRIMFAVFDQYIDERLQSGIRREEEDKDFLDILLESKTETGEKLTKFEITRFFYDLFTAGSETSSHTIEWAMSEIIRNPMVMEKVRDELDKVVGKERRVEESDIDNLPYLHAVVKETFRLHPVAPLLIHHRALNSCEIEGYVIRKDAQVFVNVWAIGRDPNVWPEPDRFFPERFVDSDVEYKGQNFDLLPFGSGRRICPGLPLAHKIVHVIVATLLQCFDWHLPNGQNPEKLDMSAKIGINLTKVQHLVAIPTPRLPQHIYN